The following are from one region of the Salmo trutta unplaced genomic scaffold, fSalTru1.1, whole genome shotgun sequence genome:
- the LOC115189438 gene encoding protein NLRC3, whose product MSLSGGREEETTASKISLSGEREESTVSKMSLSGGREEGSTASKMSLSGEREEETTASKMTQDTSSKSVQKPRAESPTTSLLSMQSDQPPAFSQEPLPDDNKEVESLDSEDVLKITHNLLDRRSQTLLTVQQDIKAKLKHKYQHISEGFGHHGNQSLLKDIYTELYITEGGSGGLNNEHEVRQIEMASKKQTTQETPIKCNDIFKPLPGQDKPIRTVLTKGIAGIGKTVSVQKVILDWAEGKANQDVHFMFPLPFRDLNLKKDQYSLMQLLSHYFPELKEIDSIEDGETKTVFIFDGLDECRLPLDFKNNEKCCDVTKPTSVDVLLTNLIEGNLLPSALVWITSRPAAANQIPPECVDQVTEVQGFNDPQKEEYFRKKIPDQNLANDIIKHMKTSRSLHIMCHMPVFCWISATVLEMILKEAEKDEVPKTLTQMYSHFILIQTIVKNKKYNKATETNPKELSQSDKEMILKLAKLAFQQLQKGNLIFYEEDLRECGLDVTEASEYSALCTEIFKEESGLYQDKVYSFVHLSIQEFLAAVHALESCLDKKENVFSPTSDDKEESIQLSDLHRTAVDQALKSENGHLDLVLRFLLGLSLESNQNLLRGLLTQTGNTTQTNDETVERTVRYLSEKINEESSPERIINLFHCLNELGANSLVEDMQTSLRSGTLSETELKPDQCSALAYLLLMSEEVLEEFDLKTYNTSKEGYQRLLPVVKSCKRALLDGCNLTYESCETLTSALQTPNSPLRELDLSYNNDLEDRGVKLLCVGLTSPLCNIQTLVLDGCNLTYESCETLASALQIPNSSLRELDLSYNDLEDRGVELLCVGLTSPLCNIQTLVLSGCLVTEEGCAALSSALRSNPSHLKELDLSYNHPGDSAGGLLSAALVDPTYKLMKLNVDHGGECRLKSGMRKYACHLTLDPNTANPNLILSEGNRKVTCVVEDEHYEDHPDRFDCSPQVLCREGLSGCRYYWEVEKDGDMAGIGVVYKGMNRKGREDDSGIGANRKSWCLICFDGLYAFYHAGVRSRSISDPVSKRVGVYLDWPAGTLSFYSVSSSGTLTHLYTEHTRFTEPLYPLFGVSSSSSSSVTLCQIDDQHIQSRDHDGESWIKPGPENTRDHGGECCIKPGPEDTRDHGGESC is encoded by the exons atgagcctctctggggggagagaggaggagaccactgccTCTAAAATTAGTctttctggggagagagaggagtccaCTGTCTCTAAAATGAGCctctctggggggagagaggaggggtccactgcctctaaaatgagtctttctggggagagagaggaggagaccactgccTCCAAAATGACTCAAGACACCAGTTCTAAGAG TGTCCAGAAGCCAAGAGCAGAGTCACCTACAACCAGCCTGCTATCAATGCAGAGTGATCAGCCACCTGCTTTCAGCCAGGAACCATTACCAGATGACAATAAGGAAGTGGAGAGTTTGGACAGTGAGGATGTATTAAAGATCACACACAACCTTCTGGACAGAAGAA GTCAAACTCTGCTGACAGTCCAACAAGACATTAAGGCTAAACTGAAACACAAGTATCAACACATATCTGAAGGATTTGGACACCATGGAAACCAAAGTCTGTTAAAGgacatctacacagagctctacatcacagagggtggaagtggagggctcaataatgaacatgaggttagACAGATAGAGATGGCATCCAAGAAACAAACCACACAAGAGACACCAATCAAATGCAACGACATCTTCAAGCCTTTACCTGGACAAGACAAacctatcagaactgtgctgacaaaaggaatcgctggcattggaaaaacagtctctgtgcagaaggtcATCCTTGACTGGGCAGAGGGAAAAGCGAATCAGGACGTTCATTTCATGTTTCCTCTTCCTTTCCGTGATCTGAACCTGAAAAAGGACCAATACAGTCTGATGCAACTTCTTTCCCACTACTTCCCAGAGCTGAAAGAGATTGACAGCATTGAAGATGGTGAAACCAAAACTGTTTTCatttttgatggtctggatgagtgtcgACTTCCTCTAGACTTCAAAAACAATGAGAAGTGCTGTGATGTCACGAAGCCAACCTCAGTGGACGTGCTGCTGACAAACCTCATCGAGgggaatctgcttccctctgctctcgtcTGGATAACCTCAAGGcctgcagcagccaatcagatccctcctgagtgtgttgaccaggtgacagaggtacaaGGGTTCAATgatccacagaaggaggagtattTCAGGAAGAAAATCCCAGATCAGAATCTGGCCAATGATATCATCAAACACatgaagacatcaaggagcctccacatcatgtgccacatgccagtcttctgttggatatcAGCCACTGTCCTTGAGATGATACTGAAAGAGGCAGAGAAGGATGAAGTCCCCAAAACTCTGACCCAGATGTACTCACACTTCATACTCATCCAAACCATTGTGAAGAACAAGAAGTACAACAAAGCCACAGAGACAAACCCAAAGGAACTGTCTCAGTCAGACAAAGAGATGATCCTGAAACTGGCAAAGCTGGCTTTCCAACAGCTGCAGAAGGGCAACCTGATCTTCTATGAGGAGGACCTGAGAGAGTGTGGCCTTGATGTCACAGAGGCATCAGAGTACTCAGCATTGTGTACAGAGATCTTTAAAGAAGAATCTGGGCTGTACCAAGACAAGGTCTACAGCTTtgtgcatctgagcattcaggagtttctagcAGCAGTGCATGCTTTAGAATCATGTCTGGacaagaaggaaaatgttttctcccccacTAGTGATGATAAAGAGGAGTCAATCCAGTTGTCTGACTTACACAGGACAGCAGTGGACCAAGCCTTGAAGAGTGAGAATGGACACCTGGACCTGGTCCTACGCTTCCTTCTGggtctctcactggagtccaatcagaatctGTTACGAGGCCTTCTGACGCAGACAGGAAATACAACACAGACCAATGACGAAACAGTTGAGAGAACAGTCAGGTACCTTTCAGAAAAGATCAATGAGGAATCCTCACCAGAAAGGATCATCAacttgttccactgtctgaatgaacttggTGCCAACTCTCTAGTTGAAGACATGCAGACCTCCCTGCGATCAGGAACTCTTTCAGAAACAGAGCTAAAACCTGACCAATGTTCAGCCCTGGCCTACCTGTTACTTATGTCAgaggaggtgctggaggagtTTGACCTGAAGACATACAACACATCAAAGGAAGGTTATCAGAGGTTGCTGCCGGTAGTGAAATCCTGCAAGAGAgcact ACTGGATGGCTGTAACCTCACATATGAATCCTGTGAGACTCTGACCTCAGCTCTGCAGACACCAAACTCCCCCCTGAGAGAACTGGACCTCAGCTACAACAATGACCTGGAAGACagaggagtgaagctgctctgtgTTGGACTAACCAGTCCACTCTGCAACATACAGACACTAGT actggaTGGCTGTAACCTCACATATGAATCCTGTGAGACTCTGGCTTCAGCTCTGCAGATACCAAACTCCTCCCTGAGAGAACTGGACCTCAGCTACAATGACCTGGAAGACagaggagtggagctgctctgtGTTGGACTAACCAGTCCACTCTGCAACATACAGACACTAGT gctgtctggctgtctggtcacagaggagggctgtgctgctctgtcttcagctctgaggtcaaacccctcccacctgaaagagctggacctgagctacaatcacccaggagactctgcAGGAGGACTGCtttcagctgctctggtggatccCACATATAAACTGATGAAGCTGAA TGTGGATCATGGTGGAGAGTGCAGGCTGAAATCAGGGATGAGGAAAT ATGCCTGTCATCTCACCCTGGACCCAAATACAGCAAACCCAAACCTGATACTGTCTGAGGGGAACAGGAAGGTGACATGTGTGGTGGAGGATGAGCATTATGaagaccatccagacagatttgACTGTAGTCCCCAAGTTCTCTGCAGAGAAGGCTTATCTGGATGTCGTtattactgggaggtggagaAGGATGGTGACATGGCTGGCATTGGTGTGGTGTACAAAGGAATGAACAGGAAGGGAAGGGAGGATGACAGTGGTATTGGAGCCAATAGGAAGTCCTGGTGTTTAATCTGCTTTGATGGCCTCTACGCATTTTACCATGCTGGAGTCCGTAGCAGATCCATCTCTGATCCTGTTTCTAAGAGAgttggagtgtatctggactggccagctggTACTTTGTCCTTCTATAGTGTGTCCTCCTCTGGTACACTGACACACCTttacacagaacacaccagatTCACTGAACCCCTCTATCCTCTGTTTGgggtttcctcctcctcctcctcctcagtgaccCTGTGTCAGATAGATGACCAACACATTCAGAG TAGAGACCATGATGGAGAGAGttggatcaagcctggacctgagaacaccagagaccatggtggagagtgttgtatcaagcctggacctgaggacaccagagaccatggtggagagagttgt